One Coccinella septempunctata chromosome 8, icCocSept1.1, whole genome shotgun sequence genomic window carries:
- the LOC123319183 gene encoding uncharacterized protein LOC123319183 yields MGNRISAILAQIIMSVLLKFCIPLLPFYLPTACQYVDDLLFSIPEDKTAETLTIFNSFDPHIKFTVEEETENSVPFLDTRVVRCTGNQIKLDWYQKPTASGRYIHYRSNHSWATKTNLIKGMFSRIKNICHPDFLKTSEKRLFNIFEENGYPRVFLERRLHSLTPDPARRGPLEETTTLATQGQQLKYVSLPFVPSLTGKLTNILNEIENIRIAKYNPLTVKNIFSKIKDKVPTMSRSDVIYRIPCGGCNSVYIGQTAQCLRKRIALHRSDARLLPERCALASHSSSLDHTFQYDDVEILSTSSNYNKRTFLEMCFINENTNNINKKTDLKNLSVVYSYLLSLDRCRDDNNTVDVIT; encoded by the coding sequence ATGGGAAATAGGATTAGTGCAATTCTGGCCCAGATCATTATGTCGGTACTCCTGAAATTCTGCATTCCCCTGCTGCCCTTCTACTTACCAACAGCCTGCCAATATGTTGATGATCTTCTGTTTTCTATTCCTGAAGATAAAACTGCTGAAACTTTGACAATTTTCAACAGCTTCGATCCGCACATAAAGTTCACGGTGGAAGAAGAAACCGAAAACAGTGTTCCGTTTTTGGACACGAGAGTCGTAAGATGTACAGGCAACCAAATAAAACTTGATTGGTACCAGAAACCTACTGCCTCGGGTCGCTACATTCATTATAGATCCAACCACTCTTGGGCCACTAAAACCAACCTTATAAAGGGAATGTTCAGCAGAATTAAGAATATCTGCCACCCAGATTTCCtgaaaacttcagaaaaaaggttaTTCAATATCTTCGAAGAAAACGGCTATCCCAGGGTATTTTTAGAGAGACGTCTCCATTCTCTAACCCCTGACCCAGCAAGAAGAGGACCACTGGAGGAAACAACGACACTGGCAACCCAGGGCCAACAACTCAAATATGTATCCCTGCCCTTCGTCCCGTCTTTGACAGGAAAATTGACCAACATATTGAATGAAATAGAGAATATAAGGATCGCCAAATACAACCCCCTAACTGTGAAGAACATTTTCAGCAAGATCAAAGACAAAGTACCAACCATGTCCAGATCCGACGTCATATACCGTATCCCATGTGGAGGTTGTAACTCGGTGTACATTGGCCAAACAGCCCAATGCCTAAGAAAACGCATCGCCCTCCACAGGAGTGATGCTAGACTGCTACCGGAAAGGTGTGCATTGGCAAGCCACTCGTCCTCACTTGACCATACTTTCCAATATGATGACGTCGAAATACTAAGCACAAGTTCAAATTACAACAAAAGAACTTTTCTAGAAATGTGTTTTATCAAcgagaacacaaataatattaataaaaagactGACCTGAAAAATCTGAGTGTTGTATATAGTTACCTGTTATCCCTAGACCGATGTCGTGACGATAACAATACAGTGGATGTCATTACTTGA